The following proteins come from a genomic window of Taeniopygia guttata chromosome 25, bTaeGut7.mat, whole genome shotgun sequence:
- the PRUNE1 gene encoding exopolyphosphatase PRUNE1, translated as MERFVAGSRAALQDHVRQQREIHVVMGNEACDLDSTVSALALAYFLAQTAPAPKAAFVPVLNIPRADLALRTETTFLLRERGIPAASLVFRDEIDLGGLHHAGLLSLTLVDHHVLPGADAALEEAVVEVVDHRPLERDRGAPCRVTVEPVGSCATLVTERILQGPPGVLDATTAALLHGTILLDCINLSPAAGKVTPRDVACVSLLEERFPELPARDAVFGALQAAKFDVTGLTTEQMLRKDLKVISNDEAVVGISGVFEDLETFLLRPGLLQDLEAFCQARGYAGLVAMTVSFNQRHEPTRKLAVYSAQEPLRSTLCRALEEATTPSLLLRPLPSPWPCVAAYAQGNAVAARKKVLPILRAALGGLGAAGGPEEEVVPPPTPMNSLVEECPLAQAVPPLCPQDVLERVSRIAVGQPPGSPK; from the exons ATGGAGCGGTTCGTGGCGGGGAGCCGGGCGGCGCTGCAG GATCACGTCCGGCAGCAGCGGGAGATCCACGTGGTGATGGGCAACGAGGCCTGCGACCTGGACTCCACCGTCTCGGCGCTGGCCCTGGCCTATTTCCTCGCCCAG ACCGCCCCGGCTCCCAAAGCCGCCTTCGTGCCGGTGCTGAACATCCCCCGCGCCGACTTGGCGCTGCGGACGGAGACGACGTTCCTGCTGCGGGAGCGGGGGATCCCGGCCGCCTCGCTCGTCTTTCGCGATGAGATCGACCTCGGGGGGCTGCACCACGCCGGGCTGCTCTCCCTGACGCTGGTGGATCACCACGTCCTGCCCGG TGCTGACGCTGCCCTGGAAGAGGCCGTGGTGGAGGTCGTGGACCACCGGCCGCTGGAGCGGGACCGCGGCGCCCCGTGCCGGGTGACCGTGGAGCCCGTGGGCTCCTGCGCCACGCTGGTGACCGAGCGGATCCTGCAGGGCCCCCCGGGCGTGCTGGACGCCACCACGGCCGCGCTGCTGCACG GCACCATCCTGCTGGACTGCATCAACCTGAGCCCGGCCGCGGGCAAGGTGACGCCCAGGGACGTGGCCTGCGTGTCCCTGCTCGAGGAGAGGTTCCCGGAGCTGCCGGCCCGCGACGCCGTGTTCGGAGCCCTGCAGGCGGCCAAGTTTGAtgtcacag GGCTGACCACAGAGCAGATGCTGCGGAAGGACCTCAAAGTCATCTCCAATGACGAGGCGGTCGTCGGCATCAGCGGCGTCTTCGAGGATCTGGAA ACGTTCCTGCTCCGGCCTGGCTTGCTGCAGGACCTGGAGGCTTTCTGCCAGGCCCGTGGCTACGCGGGGCTGGTGGCCATGACCGTGTCCTTCAACCAACGCCACGAGCCCACGCGGAAACTCGCGGTGTACAGCGCGCAGGAGCCCCTCCGCAGCACG TTGTGCCGGGCGCTGGAGGAGGCGACGACGCCGTCGCTGCTCCTGCGGCCGCTGCCGAGCCCCTGGCCCTGCGTGGCCGCCTACGCCCAGGGCAACGCCGTGGCCGCTCGCAAGAAGGTGCTGCCCATCCTGCGGGCAGCGCTGGGGGGCCTgggggctgccgggggtccCGAGGAGGAGGTGGTGCCCCCGCCCACCCCCATGAACAGCCTGGTGGAGGAGTGTCCCCTGGCGCAGGCCGTGCCCCCGCTGTGTCCCCAGGACGTCCTGGAGCGGGTCAGCCGCATCGCCGTGGGGCAGCCCCCCGGCTCCCCCAAATAG
- the CDC42SE1 gene encoding CDC42 small effector protein 1, translated as MSDFWHKLGCCVVEKPQPKKRRRRIDRSMIGEPMNFVHLTHIGSGDMAAGEGLPMTGAVQEMRSKGGRERQWSNSRVL; from the exons ATGAGCGACTTCTGGCACAAGCTGGGCTGCTGCGTGGTGGAGAAGCCCCAGCCC aagaagaggaggaggcgGATCGACCGCTCCATGATCGGGGAGCCCATGAACTTCGTGCACCTGACGCACATCGGCTCCGGGGACATGGCGGCGGGAGAGGGGCTGCCCATG ACTGGAGCTGTCCAGGAGATGAGGTCCAAGGGCGGCCGGGAGCGACAGTGGAGCAACTCCCGTGTGTTGTAG
- the MLLT11 gene encoding protein AF1q — MLDTISSQYDSFIYWRMPIPRLDMAELEGLGLADMALYTPKGGLAKLGERDSQDLSPEEDTLLQFNSFNFWRAPIASISSLDFDLI; from the coding sequence ATGCTGGACACCATCAGCAGCCAGTACGACTCCTTCATCTACTGGAGGATGCCGATCCCGCGGCTGGACATGGCcgagctggaggggctggggctcgCAGACATGGCCCTCTACACGCCCAAGGGAGGCCTGGCCAAGCTCGGCGAGCGGGACAGCCAGGACCTGTCCCCAGAAGAGGACACTCTGCTGCAGTTCAACAGCTTTAACTTCTGGCGAGCTCCCATTGCCAGCATCAGCTCCTTAGATTTCGATTTAATTTga
- the SEMA6C gene encoding semaphorin-6C isoform X2, with product MPGVPLPFVVLLLLLLLAGTPAQPFPRDLAARSTVGLAATAAYPRFGGLRGDNGTARLGLDFQRMLRLNGTLLVAARDHIYAFDLRQDRGTLYPERHLTWEPQDRENCAMRGRRQDECHNYIRVLVPRDAETLLACGTNAFSPLCRTYQVGSLAQRGEQISGQARCPFDAKQSIVALFVDGSLYSATVADFQASDAVIYRSLSPGQAPLRSLKYSSRWLQEPHFVQVLPYGPYVYFFFREVAVELSALGKVLVARVARVCRNDRGGSPRVLERRWTSFLKVRLQCSVPGDSVFYFDVLEAVTPPQSLHGRPAVLALFGTQPNSIPGSAVCAFYLADVERSFEGPFAEPRGATWTPVPEDRVPQPRPGCCAGMGPAAGVVTSGDFPDETLLFAKEHPLLHGAVRPAGGRPLFTRTGTRLTQLAVDTGAGPRGNQTVLFLGAEDGRLLKVLAAAQHPGGTPGDSREPGDSGNSSARTLLLEEISLYDPGRCHSPRGAGVPSRVLGLELHPPGRELIVAFAGCLLRLPLSRCGRHGSCQGSCLAARDPYCVWLPSRGCVPFSEDLPSGFQQDVEGSLGISGTCQGAAEDSDEDGDLAHDLVPGICRSLHKVCVQAGIPRQLSTNPAALAHWDFFPFPTMQVLTSQNKPWDHLAGWNFVEKLRIYAGQSFKKVFGMAGNGGWRGHCGSSPGFDQKEREKKEFSFLSARIRR from the exons ATGCCGGGGGTCCCGCTGCCCTTCgtcgtcctcctcctcctcctcctgctcgcCGGGACCCCCGCGCAGCCCTTCCCGCGGGACCTGGCGGCTCGCAGCACCGTGGGGCTGGCAG CCACCGCCGCCTACCCGCGCTTCGGGGGTCTCCGGGGGGACAACGGCACGGCGCGGCTCGGCCTCGACTTCCAGCGGATGCTGCGGCTGAACGGGACGCTGCTGGTGGCCGCCCG GGACCACATCTACGCCTTCGACCTGCGGCAGGACCGGGGGACGCTGTACCCGGAGCGG CACCTCACCTGGGAGCCGCAGGACCGGGAGAACTGCGCCATGCGGGGCCGGCGGCAG GACGAGTGTCACAACTACATCCGTGTGCTGGTGCCCCGCGACGCCGAGACCCTCCTGGCCTGTGGCACCAACGCCTTCAGCCCCCTGTGCCGCACCTACCAG gtgggcagcctggcacagcGGGGCGAGCAGATCAGCGGCCAGGCCCGGTGCCCCTTCGATGCCAAGCAAAGCATCGTCGCCCTCTTCGTCG ATGGCAGCCTGTACTCGGCCACGGTGGCCGATTTCCAGGCGAGCGATGCCGTCATCTACCGCAGCCTGAGCCCCGGGCAGGCGCCGCTGCGCAGCCTCAAATACAGCTCGCGGTGGCTGCAGG aaccccacTTTGTCCAGGTCCTGCCCTACGGCCCCTACGTCTACTTCTTCTtcagggaggtggcagtggAGCTCAGCGCCCTGGGCAAG GTGTTGGTGGCCCGGGTGGCCCGGGTGTGCCGCAACGACCGCGGCGGGTCCCCGCGGGTGCTGGAGCGGCGCTGGACGTCCTTCCTGAAGGTGCGGCTGCAGTGCTCCGTGCCCGGGGACAGCGTCTTCTACTTCGATGTCCTGGAGGCTGTGACACCCCCTCAGAGCCTGCACGGGCGCCCCGCTGTTCTCGCCCTCTTCGGCACCCAACCCAACAG CATCCCCGGCTCGGCCGTCTGCGCCTTCTACCTGGCAGACGTGGAGCGGTCGTTCGAGGGTCCCTTCGCCGAGCCCCGTGGGGCCACCTGGACCCCAGTGCCAGAGGACAGGGTCCCTCAGCCCAG GCCGGGCTGCTGTGCCGGGATGGGACCCGCTGCCGGTGTTGTCACCTCCGGGGACTTCCCTGACGAGACGCTGCTGTTCGCCAAGGAGCACCCGCTGCTGCACGGCGCCGTGCGCcccgcgggcgggcggccgcTCTTCACCCGCACCGGCACCAG GCTGACCCAGCTGGCCGTGGACACGGGCGCGGGGCCCCGCGGGAACCAGACCGTGCTGTTCCTGGGCGCCGAGGACGGGCGGCTGCTGAaggtcctggcagctgcacAGCACCCCGGGGGCACCCCGGGGGACAGCCGAGAGCCGGGGGACAGCGGgaacagcagtgccaggacgctgctgctggaggagatcAGCCTCTACGACCCCGGGCG GTGCCACAGCCCGCGGGGTGCCGGGGTCCCCAGCcgggtgctggggctggagctgcacccGCCGGGCCGGGAGCTGATCGTGGCCTTCGCCGGGTGCCTCCTGCGGCTGCCCCTGAGCCGCTGCGGCCGCCACGGCTCCTGCCAAGG gagctgcctggctgCCCGAGACCCCTATTGTGTCTGGCTGCCCTCCAGGGGCTGCGTCCCCTTCTCCGAGGACCTTCC gAGTGGCTTCCAGCAGGACGTGGAGGGATCCCTCGGGATCAGCGGGACCTGCCAAG GGGCTGCAGAGGACAGTGACGAGGATGGAGACCTGGCCCACG ATCTGGTCCCTGGGATTTGCAGGTCCTTGCACAAGGTCTGTGTtcaggctggaattcccaggcAGCTCAGCACTAATCCAGCTGCTTTGGCACACTGGGATTTCTTCCCATTCCCAACAATGCAGGTATTGACATCCCAGAATAAGCCGTGGGATCACCTGGCTGGGTGGAATTTTGTGGAAAAGCTTCGGATCTATGCAGGgcaaagttttaaaaaagtttttggCATGGCAGGAAATGGAGGCTGGAGGGGGCACTGCGGGAGCAGCCCCGGATTTGAccaaaaggagagggaaaaaaaggaattttccttTCTAAGTGCCAGGATTAGGAGGTGA
- the SEMA6C gene encoding semaphorin-6C isoform X1, which yields MPGVPLPFVVLLLLLLLAGTPAQPFPRDLAARSTVGLAATAAYPRFGGLRGDNGTARLGLDFQRMLRLNGTLLVAARDHIYAFDLRQDRGTLYPERHLTWEPQDRENCAMRGRRQDECHNYIRVLVPRDAETLLACGTNAFSPLCRTYQVGSLAQRGEQISGQARCPFDAKQSIVALFVDGSLYSATVADFQASDAVIYRSLSPGQAPLRSLKYSSRWLQEPHFVQVLPYGPYVYFFFREVAVELSALGKVLVARVARVCRNDRGGSPRVLERRWTSFLKVRLQCSVPGDSVFYFDVLEAVTPPQSLHGRPAVLALFGTQPNSIPGSAVCAFYLADVERSFEGPFAEPRGATWTPVPEDRVPQPRPGCCAGMGPAAGVVTSGDFPDETLLFAKEHPLLHGAVRPAGGRPLFTRTGTRLTQLAVDTGAGPRGNQTVLFLGAEDGRLLKVLAAAQHPGGTPGDSREPGDSGNSSARTLLLEEISLYDPGRCHSPRGAGVPSRVLGLELHPPGRELIVAFAGCLLRLPLSRCGRHGSCQGSCLAARDPYCVWLPSRGCVPFSEDLPSGFQQDVEGSLGISGTCQGAAEDSDEDGDLAHGVRQPGPGLEATVPVPVLVGCVLGAFALGALASGLVATCCQRPAVPKAPPEPPYAPRSPAQPPVPRLYPALPRDPAEPEPPEPDRPAQPREPREPREPREPREPREPREPREPPGPVPPGRAAREAPPQRLPGGSAWPATPPGSGSFANRVLPRPAGPGPPFGPHDRAPVRLDVPPDSPPAPRRPLAPSRSLGGTPAGAPGPPRGLTRMYSLGTPGAAPWGPGAPERSVPVKPPVLPKPLLLPAAPGRP from the exons ATGCCGGGGGTCCCGCTGCCCTTCgtcgtcctcctcctcctcctcctgctcgcCGGGACCCCCGCGCAGCCCTTCCCGCGGGACCTGGCGGCTCGCAGCACCGTGGGGCTGGCAG CCACCGCCGCCTACCCGCGCTTCGGGGGTCTCCGGGGGGACAACGGCACGGCGCGGCTCGGCCTCGACTTCCAGCGGATGCTGCGGCTGAACGGGACGCTGCTGGTGGCCGCCCG GGACCACATCTACGCCTTCGACCTGCGGCAGGACCGGGGGACGCTGTACCCGGAGCGG CACCTCACCTGGGAGCCGCAGGACCGGGAGAACTGCGCCATGCGGGGCCGGCGGCAG GACGAGTGTCACAACTACATCCGTGTGCTGGTGCCCCGCGACGCCGAGACCCTCCTGGCCTGTGGCACCAACGCCTTCAGCCCCCTGTGCCGCACCTACCAG gtgggcagcctggcacagcGGGGCGAGCAGATCAGCGGCCAGGCCCGGTGCCCCTTCGATGCCAAGCAAAGCATCGTCGCCCTCTTCGTCG ATGGCAGCCTGTACTCGGCCACGGTGGCCGATTTCCAGGCGAGCGATGCCGTCATCTACCGCAGCCTGAGCCCCGGGCAGGCGCCGCTGCGCAGCCTCAAATACAGCTCGCGGTGGCTGCAGG aaccccacTTTGTCCAGGTCCTGCCCTACGGCCCCTACGTCTACTTCTTCTtcagggaggtggcagtggAGCTCAGCGCCCTGGGCAAG GTGTTGGTGGCCCGGGTGGCCCGGGTGTGCCGCAACGACCGCGGCGGGTCCCCGCGGGTGCTGGAGCGGCGCTGGACGTCCTTCCTGAAGGTGCGGCTGCAGTGCTCCGTGCCCGGGGACAGCGTCTTCTACTTCGATGTCCTGGAGGCTGTGACACCCCCTCAGAGCCTGCACGGGCGCCCCGCTGTTCTCGCCCTCTTCGGCACCCAACCCAACAG CATCCCCGGCTCGGCCGTCTGCGCCTTCTACCTGGCAGACGTGGAGCGGTCGTTCGAGGGTCCCTTCGCCGAGCCCCGTGGGGCCACCTGGACCCCAGTGCCAGAGGACAGGGTCCCTCAGCCCAG GCCGGGCTGCTGTGCCGGGATGGGACCCGCTGCCGGTGTTGTCACCTCCGGGGACTTCCCTGACGAGACGCTGCTGTTCGCCAAGGAGCACCCGCTGCTGCACGGCGCCGTGCGCcccgcgggcgggcggccgcTCTTCACCCGCACCGGCACCAG GCTGACCCAGCTGGCCGTGGACACGGGCGCGGGGCCCCGCGGGAACCAGACCGTGCTGTTCCTGGGCGCCGAGGACGGGCGGCTGCTGAaggtcctggcagctgcacAGCACCCCGGGGGCACCCCGGGGGACAGCCGAGAGCCGGGGGACAGCGGgaacagcagtgccaggacgctgctgctggaggagatcAGCCTCTACGACCCCGGGCG GTGCCACAGCCCGCGGGGTGCCGGGGTCCCCAGCcgggtgctggggctggagctgcacccGCCGGGCCGGGAGCTGATCGTGGCCTTCGCCGGGTGCCTCCTGCGGCTGCCCCTGAGCCGCTGCGGCCGCCACGGCTCCTGCCAAGG gagctgcctggctgCCCGAGACCCCTATTGTGTCTGGCTGCCCTCCAGGGGCTGCGTCCCCTTCTCCGAGGACCTTCC gAGTGGCTTCCAGCAGGACGTGGAGGGATCCCTCGGGATCAGCGGGACCTGCCAAG GGGCTGCAGAGGACAGTGACGAGGATGGAGACCTGGCCCACG GGGTGCGGcagcccgggccggggctcgAAGCGAccgtgccggtgccggtgctcGTGGGCTGCGTGCTGGGCGCCTTCGCCCTGGGCGCCCTGGCCAGCGGGCTGGTGGCCACTTGCTGCCAGCGCCCCGCCGTGCCCAAGGCGCCCCCGGAGCCGCCCTACGCCCCGCGGAGCCCGGCGCAGCCGCCGGTGCCCCGGCTGTACCCCGCGCTGCCGCGGGACCCCGCCGagcccgagccccccgagcccgaccgccccgcgcagccccgggagccccgggagccccgggagccccgggaACCCCGagagccccgggagccccgggagccccgggagccccccgggccggTACCCCCGGGCAGGGCGGCCCGGGAGGCGCCGCCGCAGCGGCTGCCCGGGGGCTCGGCGTGGCCGGCGACCCCTCCGGGCAGCGGCTCCTTCGCCAACCGGGTGCTGCCTCGCCCCGCGGGCCCCGGGCCGCCCTTCGGTCCCCACGACCGGGCCCCGGTGCGGCTGGACGTGCCCCCCGAcagccccccggccccgcggcggccgCTGGCACCGAGCCGCTCGCTGGGCGGGACCCCCGCCGGTGCCCCCGGGCCGCCGCGGGGCCTCACCCGCATGTACTcgctggggacaccgggggcgGCTCCCTGGGGACCCGGTGCCCCGGAGCGCTCCGTGCCCGTGAAACCCCCCGTGCTCCCCaagccgctgctgctgcccgcggccccgggccggccctga
- the NUDT17 gene encoding nucleoside diphosphate-linked moiety X motif 17 isoform X3 produces the protein MAGARVLVHVRRAGAGGAAAFGQSVTGVFCPAHTDVAPVSCGLERGHLLISDVPFPGSTATVLKRPPFCPAKLGGQPRGQPRGQPRGQPGGQPGVAAAVAVLLEAACGHVLLTRRATTLRHFPNVWVPPGGHLEPGEELVAAGLRELAEETGLHLEPGTFSWDLLGLWEARLCPSPGEVSAVAWLEPPVLEAIAATEDGAEGPGPGPGSFPGELPPTVGITELSPHGLRSCRIPTGILLRRAPAHGPDLERVSTGTKFALGRRRAGPDREERE, from the exons ATGGCGGGCGCGCGCGTGCTCGTGCACGTACGGcgcgcgggggcggggggggcggcGGCGTTCGGGCAG AGTGTCACCGGCGTGTTCTGCCCCGCGCACACGGACGTGGCCCCGGTGAGCTGCGGGCTGGAGCGCGGCCACCTCCTCATCTCCGATGTCCCCTTCCCCGGCTCCACCGCCACCGTCCTCAAG aGACCCCCGTTCTGCCCCGCCAAGCTGGGGGGACAGCCGCGGGGACAGCCGCGGGGACAGCcgcggggacagccgg ggggacagccgggggtGGCCGCAGCGGTGGCCGTGCTGCTGGAGGCCGCCTGCGGCCACGTCCTGCTGACCCGCCGGGCCACCACCCTGCGCCACTTCCCCAACGTCTGGGTGCCACCAG GTGGGCACTTGGAGCCAGGAGAAGAG CTGGTGgccgcggggctgcgggaactGGCCGAGGAGACGGGGCTGCACCTGGAGCCCGGCACCTTCTCGTGGGACCTGCTCGGCCTCTGGGAG GCCCGGCTGTGTCCGAGCCCGGGTGAGGTCAGTGCCGTGGCCTGGCTGGAGCCTCCGGTCCTGGAGGCCATCGCTGCCACCGAGGATGGAGCCgagggaccgggaccgggaccgggatcgtTCCCCGGAGAGCTGCCGCCCACCGTGGG GATCACCGAGCTCAGCCCCCACGGCCTCCGGAGCTGCCGCATTCCCACCGGGATCCTCCTGCGCCGGGCCCCGGCCCACGGCCCCGACCTGGAGCGCGTCAGCACCGGCACCAAATTCGCGctggggcggcggcgggcggggcccgACCGGGAGGAACGGGAATAA
- the NUDT17 gene encoding nucleoside diphosphate-linked moiety X motif 17 isoform X1 — protein sequence MAGARVLVHVRRAGAGGAAAFGQSVTGVFCPAHTDVAPVSCGLERGHLLISDVPFPGSTATVLKRPPFCPAKLGGQPRGQPRGQPRGQPGGQPGVAAAVAVLLEAACGHVLLTRRATTLRHFPNVWVPPGGHLEPGEELVAAGLRELAEETGLHLEPGTFSWDLLGLWESVFPPSLSWGPPRCHHIVTYLGLRSAEPRQRLQARLCPSPGEVSAVAWLEPPVLEAIAATEDGAEGPGPGPGSFPGELPPTVGITELSPHGLRSCRIPTGILLRRAPAHGPDLERVSTGTKFALGRRRAGPDREERE from the exons ATGGCGGGCGCGCGCGTGCTCGTGCACGTACGGcgcgcgggggcggggggggcggcGGCGTTCGGGCAG AGTGTCACCGGCGTGTTCTGCCCCGCGCACACGGACGTGGCCCCGGTGAGCTGCGGGCTGGAGCGCGGCCACCTCCTCATCTCCGATGTCCCCTTCCCCGGCTCCACCGCCACCGTCCTCAAG aGACCCCCGTTCTGCCCCGCCAAGCTGGGGGGACAGCCGCGGGGACAGCCGCGGGGACAGCcgcggggacagccgg ggggacagccgggggtGGCCGCAGCGGTGGCCGTGCTGCTGGAGGCCGCCTGCGGCCACGTCCTGCTGACCCGCCGGGCCACCACCCTGCGCCACTTCCCCAACGTCTGGGTGCCACCAG GTGGGCACTTGGAGCCAGGAGAAGAG CTGGTGgccgcggggctgcgggaactGGCCGAGGAGACGGGGCTGCACCTGGAGCCCGGCACCTTCTCGTGGGACCTGCTCGGCCTCTGGGAG tCCGTGTTCCCCCCCTCGCTGAGCTGGGGGCCACCGCGCTGCCACCACATTGTCACCTACCTGGGGCTGCGCTCGGCCGAGCCCCGGCAGCGGCTgcag GCCCGGCTGTGTCCGAGCCCGGGTGAGGTCAGTGCCGTGGCCTGGCTGGAGCCTCCGGTCCTGGAGGCCATCGCTGCCACCGAGGATGGAGCCgagggaccgggaccgggaccgggatcgtTCCCCGGAGAGCTGCCGCCCACCGTGGG GATCACCGAGCTCAGCCCCCACGGCCTCCGGAGCTGCCGCATTCCCACCGGGATCCTCCTGCGCCGGGCCCCGGCCCACGGCCCCGACCTGGAGCGCGTCAGCACCGGCACCAAATTCGCGctggggcggcggcgggcggggcccgACCGGGAGGAACGGGAATAA
- the NUDT17 gene encoding nucleoside diphosphate-linked moiety X motif 17 isoform X2 has product MAGARVLVHSVTGVFCPAHTDVAPVSCGLERGHLLISDVPFPGSTATVLKRPPFCPAKLGGQPRGQPRGQPRGQPGGQPGVAAAVAVLLEAACGHVLLTRRATTLRHFPNVWVPPGGHLEPGEELVAAGLRELAEETGLHLEPGTFSWDLLGLWESVFPPSLSWGPPRCHHIVTYLGLRSAEPRQRLQARLCPSPGEVSAVAWLEPPVLEAIAATEDGAEGPGPGPGSFPGELPPTVGITELSPHGLRSCRIPTGILLRRAPAHGPDLERVSTGTKFALGRRRAGPDREERE; this is encoded by the exons ATGGCGGGCGCGCGCGTGCTCGTGCAC AGTGTCACCGGCGTGTTCTGCCCCGCGCACACGGACGTGGCCCCGGTGAGCTGCGGGCTGGAGCGCGGCCACCTCCTCATCTCCGATGTCCCCTTCCCCGGCTCCACCGCCACCGTCCTCAAG aGACCCCCGTTCTGCCCCGCCAAGCTGGGGGGACAGCCGCGGGGACAGCCGCGGGGACAGCcgcggggacagccgg ggggacagccgggggtGGCCGCAGCGGTGGCCGTGCTGCTGGAGGCCGCCTGCGGCCACGTCCTGCTGACCCGCCGGGCCACCACCCTGCGCCACTTCCCCAACGTCTGGGTGCCACCAG GTGGGCACTTGGAGCCAGGAGAAGAG CTGGTGgccgcggggctgcgggaactGGCCGAGGAGACGGGGCTGCACCTGGAGCCCGGCACCTTCTCGTGGGACCTGCTCGGCCTCTGGGAG tCCGTGTTCCCCCCCTCGCTGAGCTGGGGGCCACCGCGCTGCCACCACATTGTCACCTACCTGGGGCTGCGCTCGGCCGAGCCCCGGCAGCGGCTgcag GCCCGGCTGTGTCCGAGCCCGGGTGAGGTCAGTGCCGTGGCCTGGCTGGAGCCTCCGGTCCTGGAGGCCATCGCTGCCACCGAGGATGGAGCCgagggaccgggaccgggaccgggatcgtTCCCCGGAGAGCTGCCGCCCACCGTGGG GATCACCGAGCTCAGCCCCCACGGCCTCCGGAGCTGCCGCATTCCCACCGGGATCCTCCTGCGCCGGGCCCCGGCCCACGGCCCCGACCTGGAGCGCGTCAGCACCGGCACCAAATTCGCGctggggcggcggcgggcggggcccgACCGGGAGGAACGGGAATAA